A single genomic interval of Balaenoptera musculus isolate JJ_BM4_2016_0621 chromosome 14, mBalMus1.pri.v3, whole genome shotgun sequence harbors:
- the LOC118906614 gene encoding proteasome activator complex subunit 1-like yields MTTLRVLPEAQAKVDVFREDLCTKTENLLGSYFPKKISELDAFLKEPALNEANLSNLKALLDIPVPDPVKEKEKEERKKQQEKEDKDEKKKGEDEDKGPPCGPVNCNEKIVVLLQRLKPEIKDVIEKLNLVTTWLQLQIPRIEDGNNFGVAVQEKVFELMTTLHTKLEGFHTQISKYFSERGDAVTKAAKQPHMGDYWQLVHELDEAEYRDIRLMVMEIRNAYAVLYDIILKNFEKLKKPRGETKGMIY; encoded by the coding sequence ATGACCACGCTCAGGGTCCTGCCCGAAGCCCAAGCCAAGGTGGATGTGTTCCGTGAAGACCTATGTACTAAGACAGAGAACCTGCTCGGGAGCTATTTCCCCAAGAAGATTTCTGAGTTGGATGCATTTTTAAAGGAGCCAGCTCTCAATGAAGCCAACCTGAGCAATCTGAAGGCCCTGCTGGACATCCCAGTGCCTGATCCAgtcaaggagaaagagaaggaggagcgGAAGAAACAACAGGAGAAGGAAGACAaggatgaaaagaagaaaggggaagatgAAGACAAAGGTCCTCCTTGTGGCCCAGTGAACTGCAATGAGAAGATCGTGGTCCTCCTGCAGCGCCTGAAGCCTGAGATCAAGGATGTCATTGAGAAGCTCAACCTGGTCACCACCTGGTTGCAACTGCAGATACCTCGGATTGAGGATGGGAACAATTTTGGAGTGGCCGTCCAGGAGAAGGTGTTTGAGCTGATGACCACCCTTCACACCAAGCTGGAAGGCTTCCACACTCAAATCTCCAAGTATTTCTCTGAGCGAGGTGATGCTGTGACCAAAGCAGCTAAGCAGCCCCACATGGGTGATTATTGGCAGCTGGTGCACGAACTGGATGAGGCAGAGTACCGGGATATCCGGCTGATGGTCATGGAGATCCGCAACGCTTACGCTGTGTTATATGACATCATCCTGAAGAACTTCGAGAAGCTCAAGAAGCCCAGGGGAGAAACAAAGGGAATGATCTATTGA